In Deinococcus psychrotolerans, a genomic segment contains:
- a CDS encoding MOSC domain-containing protein, which yields MQLLSVNIGQPEPIAAKDGQSGIFKRPTAQPVHIGRLGLAGDHIQDTKHHGGPDQAVYVYTQPDYEHWAALLGTELAAGTFGENLLISELESASLPIGTQLRVGAALLEITSARIPCGTLAARMDDPKFVKTFRRVRRPGFYARVLEEGAVSAGDAVTLERQLAGDAPSVLDTFEFFYAKAPTRPQMERLLSAPIHHKMRSELETLLAKL from the coding sequence ATGCAGCTCCTGAGCGTCAACATCGGCCAGCCCGAACCTATTGCCGCCAAAGACGGCCAAAGTGGCATTTTCAAGCGCCCCACCGCGCAGCCGGTACACATCGGGCGTTTGGGCTTGGCGGGCGACCATATTCAAGACACCAAGCATCACGGCGGCCCCGACCAAGCGGTGTATGTCTATACCCAACCGGATTATGAGCACTGGGCGGCGCTGCTCGGCACCGAATTGGCGGCTGGCACCTTCGGCGAAAACCTGCTGATCTCGGAACTCGAATCGGCTTCCCTGCCGATCGGCACGCAGCTAAGGGTCGGCGCGGCGCTGCTGGAAATTACCTCGGCGCGAATTCCCTGCGGCACGCTGGCCGCCCGCATGGATGACCCCAAGTTCGTCAAAACCTTCCGGCGGGTGCGCCGCCCCGGGTTTTATGCCCGCGTGCTGGAAGAAGGCGCAGTTTCGGCGGGTGACGCGGTGACGCTGGAGCGCCAGCTGGCCGGAGACGCGCCGAGCGTGCTGGACACCTTTGAGTTTTTTTATGCCAAAGCGCCGACCCGCCCGCAGATGGAGCGGCTGCTGAGCGCTCCCATCCACCACAAAATGCGCTCGGAATTGGAGACGCTCCTCGCCAAACTCTAA
- a CDS encoding prephenate dehydrogenase, translating into MRAANTPVNNQGKAQPSELFGTVVVAGVGLIGGSVALGLRERLLTRHIIGLDASAAALEEALALGVIDEARTSVGEWLRAADLVVLAVPVKALSPLAQALAPYLSPSALITDVGSVKTSIAAAFEALSVRNFVPGHPMTGSERGGVSNASAALLENAVWVLTPTERTPLTALSRMRRLVEQLGAAPLVMPPDAHDSLVATVSHLPYLASLALTHMVARDERLSLLAAGGFRDLTRVASGDPRMSRDMVVENKLALREALSSFLRQLTHLAETLDDPEELLAAASEGKRTRDNLPVVKRSLLPPKYDLVVAVPDKPNQIGAITRILGEASINIKDIEVLAIREHGGAIRLGLEEAGDVDRAAELLRGEGYMTRNRG; encoded by the coding sequence ATGCGCGCCGCAAACACTCCGGTGAACAATCAGGGTAAGGCCCAGCCATCCGAACTCTTTGGAACGGTGGTGGTGGCGGGCGTGGGCCTGATCGGCGGCAGCGTGGCGCTGGGCCTGCGCGAGCGGCTGCTGACACGCCACATCATCGGACTCGATGCCAGCGCCGCCGCGCTTGAAGAAGCGCTGGCTCTGGGCGTGATCGACGAAGCGCGGACTTCGGTGGGCGAGTGGCTGAGGGCCGCCGACTTGGTGGTGCTGGCCGTGCCAGTCAAAGCGCTCTCTCCGCTCGCTCAGGCTCTCGCGCCGTACCTGTCACCCAGCGCCCTGATCACCGATGTGGGCAGCGTCAAAACGAGCATCGCCGCCGCGTTTGAAGCGCTCAGTGTGCGCAACTTCGTGCCGGGGCACCCGATGACCGGCTCGGAGCGCGGCGGGGTGTCCAACGCTTCGGCGGCGCTCCTGGAAAATGCCGTGTGGGTGCTGACGCCCACCGAGCGCACCCCGCTGACCGCTTTGTCGAGAATGCGCCGCCTCGTCGAGCAACTCGGCGCGGCTCCTTTGGTGATGCCGCCGGACGCCCACGACAGCTTGGTGGCCACCGTCTCGCATTTGCCGTATCTGGCCAGCTTGGCGCTGACGCATATGGTCGCCCGCGATGAGCGGCTGAGCTTACTGGCCGCAGGGGGTTTCCGCGACCTCACCCGCGTGGCCAGCGGCGACCCGCGCATGAGCCGCGACATGGTCGTGGAAAATAAACTGGCTCTCCGTGAAGCGCTGAGCAGTTTTTTGCGCCAGCTCACGCATTTGGCCGAAACGTTAGACGACCCGGAAGAATTGCTGGCCGCCGCCAGTGAAGGCAAGCGCACCCGCGACAACTTGCCAGTGGTCAAGCGCAGCTTACTGCCGCCCAAATACGACTTGGTGGTGGCGGTGCCGGACAAGCCCAACCAAATCGGCGCGATCACCCGCATTCTGGGCGAGGCCAGCATCAACATCAAAGACATCGAGGTGCTGGCCATCCGCGAACACGGCGGGGCGATTCGGCTGGGCCTCGAAGAAGCTGGCGACGTAGACCGGGCGGCCGAGTTGCTGCGCGGCGAAGGCTACATGACGCGTAACCGGGGATGA
- a CDS encoding DUF2726 domain-containing protein, whose protein sequence is MTAFLLILTAAVLTGLLLWLRQSVGLRWAGAEGAEAANGADPEELELPPQFRLHSGFDSSFSPDDALPIKTRQHLFGTGESNLYAELLATLAGSSYKVFPNIRLGQVFQEIGESSSPTLSILRDQTVGFLVVETPEFRPVLGLMLVGRAYGAEVPPRSSLPAANTKLVTLAFRSARLPLLHIDAKRNIDAEELSTLVMPHLMRM, encoded by the coding sequence ATGACCGCCTTCTTACTGATTCTGACCGCCGCTGTGTTGACTGGGCTGCTGCTGTGGCTTAGGCAGAGTGTGGGGCTGAGATGGGCAGGCGCAGAGGGCGCAGAAGCGGCAAACGGCGCTGACCCAGAAGAGTTGGAATTGCCGCCGCAGTTTCGGCTGCATTCCGGCTTCGATTCATCTTTTTCGCCGGACGACGCCTTGCCGATCAAAACCCGTCAGCATTTGTTTGGGACGGGCGAAAGCAATCTCTACGCCGAGCTGCTGGCCACTTTGGCGGGCAGCTCGTACAAAGTCTTCCCGAATATTCGTCTGGGCCAGGTCTTTCAGGAAATCGGTGAATCTTCATCGCCGACCCTCAGCATTCTGCGTGACCAGACGGTGGGGTTTTTGGTGGTCGAAACGCCGGAATTCCGCCCTGTTCTGGGCCTGATGCTGGTGGGGCGAGCTTACGGCGCTGAGGTGCCGCCCCGCAGCTCACTGCCTGCCGCGAACACCAAACTGGTGACGCTGGCTTTTCGCAGCGCCCGCTTGCCACTGCTGCACATCGATGCCAAACGCAACATTGACGCCGAGGAGTTGTCCACCTTGGTTATGCCGCACCTGATGCGGATGTAG
- a CDS encoding LON peptidase substrate-binding domain-containing protein — MVIPLFPLPQFVLFPGQVVPLYVFEERYRSLLARVQRSGEAFGMLQILTPSTEDPRPLESRLSAIGTLAHLRDVAPHEDGTSSITVVGGERFQIRELVPGEEYLLAEIELLPLEEDPSTQAPAIQRALTNRLVTDLLRLHPAEREAIVRHAPPEPLLLASFASVLLPLSGEERQQVLEAATLTDRLETLIGLVPVEARELN, encoded by the coding sequence ATGGTCATTCCCCTTTTTCCGCTCCCTCAATTCGTTCTCTTTCCAGGACAGGTGGTGCCGCTCTACGTCTTCGAGGAGCGCTACCGCTCACTGCTGGCCCGCGTTCAGCGCAGCGGCGAGGCGTTCGGGATGCTGCAAATCCTGACGCCCTCCACCGAAGACCCGCGCCCCCTCGAATCCCGGCTCTCGGCGATTGGCACCCTCGCTCACCTGCGCGACGTGGCCCCACATGAAGACGGCACGTCCTCGATCACGGTGGTGGGCGGCGAGCGCTTTCAGATCCGGGAGCTGGTGCCGGGTGAAGAGTATCTGCTCGCTGAGATCGAATTGCTTCCCCTTGAGGAAGACCCGAGCACTCAGGCCCCCGCCATCCAGCGGGCGCTGACCAACCGGCTGGTCACCGACCTGCTGCGCCTGCACCCCGCCGAGCGCGAGGCAATTGTGCGCCACGCTCCGCCGGAGCCGCTGTTGCTGGCGTCGTTCGCCTCGGTGCTCTTGCCTCTCAGCGGCGAGGAGCGCCAGCAAGTTCTGGAAGCCGCCACCCTAACCGATAGATTAGAGACGCTGATCGGCTTAGTGCCGGTAGAAGCGCGGGAGCTGAACTGA
- the pgm gene encoding phosphoglucomutase (alpha-D-glucose-1,6-bisphosphate-dependent) yields MAISELAGKVAPQRILTNIPLLLTNYYEVTPDVSDPAQQVAFGTSGHRGSSLDGSFTEAHILAVSQAVAEYRAAAGIHGPLFIGADTHALSEPALASALRVLVANGVDVRRSKGGAFTPTPLISHAILSYNSGADGENHIGKADGIVITPSHNPPQDGGFKYNPPSGGPADTDVTKGVQDRANALLRGGNKEVKTVSYAEALEAAAEFDFITPYVEGLPEIIDLDAIREAGVNIGVDPLGGSSLPVWEAIQKRWNLKLTIVNEKVDPAFSFMTVDKDGKIRMDCSSPYAMASLLSLKDDFDVAIGNDPDADRHGIVTPDGLMNPNHYLAVAINYLFANRPGWPQTAGVGKTLVSSSLIDKVAADLGRKLVEVPVGFKYFVEGLLTGTLGFGGEESAGASFLKMDGRPWSTDKDGLIMGLLAAEITAKTGKTPSQHFADLSAKFGSSAYSRADAPASAEAKKILSNLSPEQVSATTLAGDPITAKLTRAPGNNEKIGGLKVTTEFAWFAARPSGTEDIYKIYAESWKGEAHLGEVMREAEQVVNTALGAGK; encoded by the coding sequence ATGGCCATTTCAGAACTCGCGGGCAAAGTCGCGCCGCAACGCATCCTGACCAATATTCCCTTGCTGCTGACCAACTACTACGAAGTGACGCCCGACGTCAGCGACCCCGCGCAGCAAGTCGCCTTTGGCACCAGCGGGCACCGGGGCAGCAGCTTAGACGGCTCGTTTACCGAGGCCCATATTTTGGCGGTGTCGCAGGCGGTGGCCGAGTACCGCGCAGCGGCGGGCATTCACGGGCCGCTGTTTATTGGGGCCGACACCCACGCCCTGAGCGAACCGGCGCTGGCTTCGGCCCTGCGGGTACTCGTCGCCAACGGAGTAGACGTTCGGCGCAGCAAGGGCGGAGCTTTCACCCCCACGCCGCTGATCAGCCACGCCATTTTGAGTTACAACTCCGGCGCAGACGGCGAAAACCACATCGGCAAGGCCGACGGCATCGTGATCACGCCGAGCCACAACCCCCCCCAAGACGGCGGCTTCAAGTACAACCCGCCCAGCGGCGGCCCAGCCGATACCGACGTGACCAAGGGCGTGCAAGACCGGGCCAATGCGCTGCTCAGGGGCGGCAACAAAGAGGTCAAGACCGTCAGTTATGCCGAAGCGCTCGAAGCCGCCGCCGAGTTTGATTTCATCACGCCTTATGTGGAAGGGCTGCCGGAAATCATTGACTTGGACGCCATACGTGAAGCGGGTGTCAACATCGGCGTCGATCCGCTGGGCGGCAGCAGCTTGCCGGTTTGGGAAGCCATACAAAAGCGCTGGAATCTCAAGCTCACCATCGTTAATGAAAAAGTAGACCCGGCCTTTTCGTTTATGACCGTAGACAAAGACGGCAAAATCAGAATGGACTGCTCCAGTCCGTATGCCATGGCCTCGCTGCTCTCACTCAAAGATGACTTTGACGTGGCGATTGGCAACGATCCCGACGCCGACCGGCACGGCATTGTCACACCGGACGGTTTGATGAATCCCAATCATTATTTGGCCGTCGCCATCAACTATCTGTTTGCCAACCGTCCTGGCTGGCCCCAGACGGCGGGCGTCGGCAAGACGTTGGTGTCCAGCAGCTTGATCGACAAAGTGGCCGCCGATCTGGGGCGCAAACTGGTGGAAGTGCCGGTCGGCTTCAAGTATTTCGTGGAAGGCCTGCTGACCGGCACCCTCGGCTTCGGCGGTGAAGAATCGGCGGGCGCGAGCTTCCTCAAGATGGACGGACGGCCCTGGAGTACTGACAAAGACGGCCTGATCATGGGCCTGCTGGCTGCCGAGATCACCGCCAAAACCGGCAAGACGCCTTCGCAGCATTTTGCCGACCTGAGCGCCAAATTCGGCAGCAGTGCTTACAGCCGCGCTGACGCGCCGGCCAGCGCCGAGGCCAAGAAGATCCTGAGCAATCTCAGTCCCGAACAAGTCAGCGCCACCACGCTGGCCGGCGACCCCATCACGGCCAAGCTGACCCGCGCTCCGGGCAACAACGAGAAGATTGGCGGGTTGAAAGTCACCACCGAATTTGCTTGGTTCGCAGCGCGGCCCAGCGGCACCGAGGACATTTACAAAATCTACGCCGAGAGCTGGAAAGGTGAGGCGCACCTGGGAGAAGTCATGCGCGAAGCCGAGCAGGTGGTCAACACCGCTCTGGGAGCCGGAAAGTGA
- the dnaJ gene encoding molecular chaperone DnaJ, whose translation MDYYELLAVSRSASGDEIKSSYRKLALKFHPDRNKEAGAVEQFTKINEAYAVLSDPDKRAHYDRFGSAPSASGMPGGDPFGGAAGFDPMDIFEQLFGGAVSARGRRGPARGDDIETEITVTLEQARVGAEVPVQVDRLSECEHCHGQKSEPGGKPPRTCPACKGAGQVQAQARTIFGNIMTQQPCQTCRGAGQIIEEPCTVCRGRGHTLKSETVKVALPKGIDEGYRIRVAGMGHEGAGGAGDLYVHIEMAKHSDLQREAEHLIFPAKISFPKAALGGQITVPTLDGPQVVDVKPGTQHGELHRLRGQGMPRLQGSGSGDLVVIYEVIVPKTFTPEAREALASYARASGEEVSEQHGFFDKIGKIFRGD comes from the coding sequence GTGGATTACTATGAACTGCTGGCCGTCTCACGCAGCGCCAGCGGCGACGAAATCAAAAGCTCTTACCGCAAACTGGCCCTGAAGTTTCACCCCGACCGCAACAAAGAAGCCGGAGCAGTCGAACAGTTTACCAAGATCAACGAAGCCTACGCCGTGCTGAGCGACCCCGACAAGCGTGCCCACTACGACCGCTTCGGCAGTGCGCCGAGCGCGTCGGGTATGCCGGGCGGCGACCCATTCGGCGGCGCGGCGGGCTTTGATCCGATGGACATTTTCGAGCAGTTGTTCGGCGGCGCGGTGAGCGCACGCGGGCGGCGCGGCCCAGCACGCGGCGACGACATCGAAACCGAAATCACCGTGACGCTGGAGCAGGCCCGCGTCGGCGCGGAAGTGCCGGTGCAAGTCGACCGCCTCAGCGAGTGCGAGCATTGTCACGGCCAGAAGTCGGAGCCGGGCGGCAAGCCGCCGCGCACTTGCCCGGCCTGCAAAGGCGCTGGCCAAGTGCAGGCGCAGGCCCGCACCATTTTCGGCAACATCATGACCCAGCAGCCCTGCCAGACGTGCCGGGGCGCGGGCCAGATCATCGAAGAGCCGTGTACGGTCTGCCGGGGACGCGGGCATACCCTCAAGTCCGAAACCGTCAAAGTCGCCCTCCCCAAAGGCATCGACGAGGGCTACCGTATCCGGGTGGCGGGCATGGGACACGAGGGAGCGGGAGGCGCAGGCGACTTGTATGTGCATATCGAGATGGCCAAGCACAGCGACCTTCAGCGCGAAGCCGAACACCTGATTTTTCCGGCCAAGATCAGCTTTCCCAAAGCGGCGCTCGGCGGCCAAATCACCGTGCCCACCCTCGACGGCCCGCAAGTGGTCGATGTCAAGCCCGGCACCCAGCACGGCGAACTCCACCGCCTGCGCGGACAAGGCATGCCCCGTTTGCAGGGCAGCGGCAGCGGGGACTTGGTGGTGATCTACGAGGTGATCGTACCCAAAACCTTCACACCCGAAGCCCGCGAGGCGCTGGCCAGTTACGCCCGTGCCAGCGGCGAAGAAGTGTCAGAGCAGCACGGCTTTTTCGATAAGATCGGCAAGATTTTCAGAGGAGATTGA
- a CDS encoding DUF1579 domain-containing protein — MSGSFKAVFALVALSLSAVAFAQQMSPDQLKADQQKMMAQFSWMNGEWRGPATIFLPDGKTHVITQTEKIGPTQDGILKVMHGRGYEANGTASFDAFAVLAYDSYEKTFSITSFSGGNAGKFMFKPTADGYIWEIPEGPITLRYTAVFKDGTWTETGENITKDQPPVRNFQMVLKRIGDTDWPNANLVPMK, encoded by the coding sequence ATGTCCGGTTCTTTCAAAGCAGTGTTTGCGCTCGTGGCCCTCAGTCTGAGTGCTGTGGCCTTTGCCCAGCAGATGAGTCCAGACCAGCTCAAAGCCGATCAGCAAAAAATGATGGCCCAGTTCTCATGGATGAACGGCGAATGGCGCGGCCCAGCGACCATTTTTCTGCCAGATGGTAAAACCCATGTCATCACCCAAACTGAGAAGATCGGCCCCACGCAAGATGGAATACTGAAAGTTATGCATGGGCGCGGCTACGAGGCCAACGGCACAGCCAGTTTTGATGCCTTTGCCGTCCTCGCTTACGATTCCTACGAGAAAACATTTAGCATCACTTCGTTTTCTGGAGGTAATGCGGGTAAGTTTATGTTCAAGCCCACCGCCGACGGCTACATCTGGGAGATTCCAGAAGGGCCGATAACACTGCGCTACACAGCGGTATTCAAAGATGGGACATGGACAGAAACCGGTGAGAATATCACTAAAGATCAGCCCCCCGTTCGCAATTTTCAGATGGTGCTGAAGCGCATTGGCGACACCGATTGGCCCAACGCCAATTTGGTGCCGATGAAGTAG